In Thermorudis peleae, a genomic segment contains:
- a CDS encoding MBL fold metallo-hydrolase: MTALTVTFLGTGTSNGIPVIGCDCAVCHSTDPRDRRTRSSITVHVGDRVILIDTAPELRLQALAVGLRRVDAVLFTHAHADHVAGFDDLRQFNYLAQSHLPVYAAPDTARELRQRFGYAFEDQFPFYGGKPDLILHEITGPFELFGQEIIPIPVPHGRWTVLGFRFGPFAYITDAATVPESALAALQGVQVLVLNALRARRHPTHLSIDEALAVVERLKPQQAYFTHMSHEVSHAAVSSILPPNVALAYDGLTITVGEARRAAE, encoded by the coding sequence ATGACGGCACTGACAGTAACCTTTCTTGGAACTGGCACATCAAACGGTATCCCGGTGATCGGCTGCGACTGCGCTGTCTGTCATTCGACGGATCCGCGCGATCGACGGACACGCAGCTCCATTACCGTGCACGTTGGCGATCGGGTTATCTTGATCGATACTGCTCCTGAACTCCGACTACAAGCCCTAGCCGTTGGACTCCGACGCGTTGATGCTGTTCTCTTCACACATGCGCATGCTGACCACGTTGCAGGATTTGACGACCTCCGCCAGTTCAATTACCTTGCACAATCACACCTGCCTGTTTATGCCGCACCTGATACAGCGCGAGAACTTCGCCAGCGTTTCGGCTATGCCTTTGAAGACCAATTCCCCTTTTACGGCGGCAAGCCCGATCTCATTTTGCACGAAATTACCGGACCATTCGAGTTATTCGGGCAAGAGATTATCCCTATTCCCGTGCCACATGGACGTTGGACTGTCCTCGGATTCCGCTTTGGCCCCTTTGCATACATTACCGACGCCGCAACCGTGCCGGAATCAGCCCTTGCAGCGCTTCAAGGTGTCCAGGTACTGGTGTTGAATGCACTGCGTGCCCGTCGACATCCAACCCACTTGAGCATTGACGAGGCGCTTGCGGTTGTCGAGCGTCTCAAGCCACAACAGGCATACTTCACACACATGAGCCATGAGGTCTCGCATGCTGCGGTCAGTTCCATACTCCCTCCGAATGTGGCATTAGCCTATGATGGGTTAACAATTACTGTTGGGGAAGCGCGGCGGGCAGCAGAGTGA
- a CDS encoding GAF domain-containing sensor histidine kinase, producing MAAATLGIDGWVNKMGAETLRQFQEAIEEIENGNLFSMSTFSPMPRLQELADAARLIMQAEVAVVYQFLPSDQVQIVAISTNPSVPAVHHWPSHDLPLERQMERQPHLVELTSNAPPALPQARVTQLRAFGIQWLLSYPLLIDNNVVGLLEIGWSSAPPSPHTPEHAILQPIAAAIARTLRAASSESPQLSNRQPQSANLTPSQSSVLAVGLQRLGAELRELLQADIGLVYVPSGTSGQLQGSVVAGSRPGAEALSVLPLNLDAPLVQEWMKAPASLLDLVALIRAFGRHAMMLQLQSGIVAPIWGDSNELLGFVLLLRSVPQVFSEADRARVERVLNAMVPLLALGWQLEQAERARALREALLRLAMALVQATSLSDIGRLIAEALRADLNVVTSLLGIVSNGQIMWYGAVGERLLGPVASQIDGDSVSEAVQNQRVLRGVSRFFRLPAELAALGLSVVPETLLVPAVQATQRVVLLVQRPGTPFSSDEEWFLQGAAQWAAQAAQSLRTLETMQRAGDARASLLAQLLAYQEEERKRLVDTIHNQTLQGLATCLYRIELIIRQAEEQLLGDAVGQLRQVRDMLAEHIALLREAVFQLRPVTLDHLGLEAALREYLAKLSDRGITGTLDLQLNERLNPELETAIYRVVQEAIERVRQPAGIRRVIVRVREGLGEKVMVTIADDAPIAPQGQGGEQSLPLVALRERVTLLGGVMQVASVAQAGTVIQLVLPKRRTTRFGSPAASEERFPPLPE from the coding sequence ATGGCTGCAGCGACGCTGGGGATCGATGGGTGGGTGAACAAGATGGGCGCAGAAACACTGCGCCAGTTTCAGGAGGCGATAGAGGAGATCGAGAATGGTAACCTGTTCTCGATGAGCACATTCTCGCCAATGCCTCGGCTCCAAGAGTTAGCAGACGCTGCTCGGCTTATTATGCAAGCCGAGGTTGCTGTCGTTTACCAATTTCTGCCCTCTGACCAAGTACAGATCGTGGCGATCAGTACCAATCCTTCCGTTCCAGCAGTTCATCACTGGCCATCTCACGATCTGCCTCTTGAGCGCCAGATGGAGCGTCAGCCTCACCTCGTCGAGCTCACCAGTAATGCTCCTCCTGCATTGCCCCAGGCGAGGGTGACGCAGTTACGGGCATTCGGGATTCAGTGGCTGCTCTCGTATCCTTTGCTGATCGATAACAATGTCGTTGGGTTGCTCGAAATTGGTTGGTCTTCAGCTCCGCCGTCACCCCATACTCCTGAGCACGCGATTCTTCAGCCCATCGCTGCGGCGATTGCGCGCACGCTTCGTGCTGCATCATCAGAGTCACCGCAACTGTCGAATCGGCAACCGCAATCAGCAAACTTGACTCCATCCCAATCGAGCGTACTGGCGGTCGGTCTGCAGCGCCTGGGTGCGGAGTTGCGTGAACTCCTCCAGGCAGATATCGGTCTTGTCTACGTGCCCTCTGGGACTTCTGGTCAGCTGCAGGGAAGCGTCGTCGCAGGATCACGTCCTGGGGCTGAAGCGTTGAGTGTGTTGCCGCTCAATCTTGACGCTCCCTTGGTACAGGAATGGATGAAGGCCCCTGCTTCTCTCCTAGATTTAGTGGCCTTGATTCGTGCCTTTGGCCGGCATGCCATGATGCTGCAGCTACAAAGTGGCATCGTCGCGCCAATTTGGGGTGATAGCAACGAACTACTTGGGTTTGTCCTGCTCCTTCGGTCTGTCCCGCAGGTCTTTTCTGAGGCAGACCGTGCGCGTGTTGAGCGAGTGCTTAACGCGATGGTTCCACTTCTTGCACTGGGCTGGCAGCTGGAGCAGGCTGAGCGTGCGCGGGCCCTTCGTGAAGCGTTGCTTCGGCTGGCGATGGCACTCGTCCAAGCAACGTCGCTGAGTGATATCGGTCGACTCATTGCTGAAGCACTTCGGGCTGACCTCAACGTGGTGACCAGTTTGCTGGGGATTGTGTCTAACGGTCAGATCATGTGGTATGGCGCCGTTGGTGAGCGGTTGCTTGGACCGGTTGCCAGCCAGATCGATGGTGATAGTGTCAGCGAGGCAGTGCAGAACCAGCGTGTCCTTCGTGGAGTGAGTCGTTTCTTCCGCTTGCCTGCAGAACTCGCTGCGCTCGGTTTGAGTGTTGTACCAGAAACTTTGCTGGTTCCTGCAGTACAAGCAACGCAGCGCGTTGTGTTACTCGTTCAGCGTCCTGGTACACCGTTTTCATCTGATGAGGAGTGGTTTCTCCAAGGAGCAGCACAATGGGCGGCACAAGCAGCCCAGTCTCTTCGCACGCTCGAGACAATGCAGCGGGCTGGGGATGCACGCGCTTCGCTTCTCGCTCAGCTTCTTGCCTATCAAGAAGAAGAACGGAAACGTCTTGTCGATACCATTCATAATCAAACGTTGCAAGGGCTCGCAACCTGCCTGTATCGCATCGAGCTTATTATCCGCCAAGCGGAAGAGCAGTTACTTGGTGATGCGGTCGGCCAACTTCGCCAAGTGCGTGATATGCTTGCGGAGCATATTGCGCTCCTTCGTGAAGCTGTCTTCCAGCTTCGGCCAGTCACGCTTGATCACCTCGGCCTCGAAGCGGCGTTGCGTGAGTACCTCGCGAAGCTGAGCGATCGCGGCATAACCGGTACGCTTGATCTTCAGCTCAATGAACGCCTTAATCCTGAACTTGAAACGGCGATCTATCGGGTCGTGCAAGAAGCGATTGAGCGTGTGCGGCAGCCAGCGGGCATTCGCCGGGTAATTGTGCGTGTACGCGAAGGCCTCGGCGAGAAGGTCATGGTTACTATTGCTGATGATGCTCCGATAGCGCCTCAGGGGCAGGGGGGTGAACAGTCCTTGCCCCTGGTAGCGTTGCGTGAGCGTGTGACGCTGCTGGGTGGCGTGATGCAGGTGGCAAGTGTTGCTCAGGCTGGCACAGTCATTCAGCTCGTGTTACCAAAGCGACGAACAACGCGGTTTGGCTCGCCAGCGGCGTCTGAAGAACGATTTCCACCATTGCCAGAGTAG
- a CDS encoding response regulator encodes MGTERVIRVLIADDHDLFREGLRQLIETDDHIAVVGEAANGQEAIEQVKALRPDVVLMDISMPGLDGIRATEYIAQHFPNTHVIMLTMYQDDEYVIHAIRAGAKSYLVKSTKAEELLRAIHVAAEGGSAIDPALAPVLMREYQRLLSRTPVGRQQLSDRELAMLRLLSQGYSNRQIAEQLNLAESTVKNSLSALFQKLGVRDRTQAVIYAISHGLVPRPTAERR; translated from the coding sequence ATGGGAACTGAACGAGTGATCCGTGTGCTCATCGCCGATGACCATGATCTCTTTCGTGAGGGGCTTCGCCAGCTCATTGAGACTGACGATCACATTGCCGTTGTCGGTGAAGCTGCCAATGGTCAGGAAGCGATTGAACAGGTCAAAGCGTTACGGCCAGACGTCGTGCTGATGGACATCAGCATGCCCGGGTTAGACGGTATTCGAGCGACGGAATATATTGCTCAGCACTTTCCGAATACCCATGTGATTATGCTGACGATGTATCAAGACGATGAATACGTTATCCATGCTATTCGTGCTGGAGCGAAGAGTTATCTCGTGAAGAGTACGAAAGCGGAAGAATTACTTCGCGCAATCCACGTTGCTGCTGAAGGCGGTTCGGCAATTGATCCTGCGCTTGCTCCAGTGCTCATGCGCGAATACCAGCGTTTGTTGAGTCGTACTCCGGTTGGCCGTCAGCAACTGAGCGATCGTGAATTAGCAATGCTGCGGCTCTTAAGTCAAGGGTATAGTAACCGACAAATTGCCGAGCAGCTTAATCTTGCCGAGAGTACGGTCAAAAACAGCCTCTCAGCACTCTTCCAAAAGCTTGGCGTGCGTGACCGTACGCAGGCCGTCATCTACGCAATCTCGCATGGACTTGTGCCGCGGCCAACCGCTGAGCGTCGCTAA
- a CDS encoding CaiB/BaiF CoA transferase family protein encodes MAALLEGVRVADFTRVMSGPYCTMLLGDLGADVVKIERPGKGDDTRDWGPPFVDGISAYYLSVNRNKRSITLDLKHPAGQEIAWRLIESADVLVENFSPGTMERLGFGYDAVCARRPDIIYCSISGFGQTGPGRERTAYDLIVQGMSGLMSVTGFPDGEPTRFGVPIADLAAGMFAAYAIVAALFYRERTGKGQYIDTSMLGGQVALLTYQAAIYFATHEAPKRTGNAHPIVAPYQTFRSKDGYVNIAAGNDGIFARLCRALGLERLLEDPRFKDNAGRITRLPELVAELETVLTQLSTAEIIERLDAASVPCGPIYTVPEVFADPQVQHLALHQRVPHPTLGEVDQTGFPYRFSDTPARIRRHPPLLGEHTDEVLSELGYSADLIASLREQGAI; translated from the coding sequence ATGGCCGCCCTGCTCGAGGGTGTTCGTGTTGCGGATTTCACGCGAGTGATGTCTGGGCCGTATTGCACGATGCTGCTCGGTGACCTGGGCGCTGATGTTGTCAAGATTGAGCGTCCTGGCAAAGGCGATGACACGCGTGACTGGGGTCCTCCGTTCGTCGATGGCATTAGTGCCTATTATCTCTCCGTGAATCGCAATAAGCGAAGCATAACGCTTGACCTCAAGCATCCAGCAGGGCAAGAAATTGCCTGGCGGCTTATCGAAAGCGCCGATGTCCTTGTTGAGAACTTTAGCCCTGGGACGATGGAGCGACTGGGGTTTGGCTACGATGCCGTATGTGCGCGCCGACCAGATATAATCTATTGTTCAATCTCGGGATTTGGCCAAACTGGCCCAGGCCGTGAGCGAACCGCGTATGACCTCATCGTGCAAGGTATGTCCGGCTTGATGAGTGTCACGGGGTTCCCGGACGGAGAGCCAACCCGTTTTGGGGTGCCGATTGCTGATCTCGCAGCGGGCATGTTTGCTGCCTATGCCATCGTTGCGGCACTCTTCTATCGAGAACGCACCGGCAAAGGGCAATACATCGACACGTCAATGCTCGGTGGACAAGTTGCCTTACTGACGTATCAGGCAGCAATTTATTTTGCGACGCATGAGGCGCCTAAGCGCACTGGTAATGCTCATCCTATTGTTGCGCCATACCAGACATTTCGGTCGAAGGATGGCTATGTCAACATTGCCGCTGGTAATGATGGTATCTTTGCCCGCCTCTGTCGTGCTCTTGGGCTTGAGCGTTTGCTTGAAGATCCTCGATTCAAAGACAATGCCGGCCGTATCACACGTCTCCCTGAGCTTGTCGCAGAGCTGGAGACAGTGTTGACACAGCTTTCTACCGCTGAAATCATTGAACGACTCGATGCTGCCTCAGTTCCGTGTGGGCCAATCTACACCGTGCCAGAAGTCTTTGCTGATCCGCAAGTCCAGCATCTCGCACTCCATCAACGTGTGCCACACCCCACCCTTGGCGAAGTTGATCAAACAGGCTTCCCGTATCGTTTCTCAGATACTCCAGCACGCATTCGCCGTCATCCGCCGCTTCTTGGTGAGCATACGGACGAGGTGCTCAGTGAGCTTGGGTATAGTGCTGATCTGATCGCCTCGCTTCGAGAGCAAGGAGCTATCTAA
- a CDS encoding ECF transporter S component, whose protein sequence is MKEIRLLLPFLLLAASVIGFLAFLYPFVLPLLGVTSVPNGRSVEVPLLFAALATCALLLLLLLFQEQTIQRGQSRALGLLAVLIAFDAALRLLPSLLGASPIFLLIIVTGYVFGSAYGFVMGAMTLALSAIITGGIGPWLPFQMLTAGWVGMTASWLPKWRGTAQRLALTLFGSIWGFLFGAIMNLWFWPFAAPGLSDTAGLYWHPGMSLSETLQTYWKFYLTTSLVFDGTRALGNALLVFTLGPAIVNVMQRYRDRFIWQPWAAEEHQRTPQTDMPSEIVR, encoded by the coding sequence GTGAAAGAAATCCGTCTTCTCCTGCCGTTCCTGCTCCTCGCAGCAAGCGTGATTGGTTTTCTCGCGTTTCTCTACCCCTTTGTTCTGCCGCTGCTCGGAGTTACATCGGTTCCCAATGGACGCAGCGTCGAGGTGCCATTACTCTTCGCCGCCCTTGCCACGTGTGCCTTATTGCTGCTCTTGCTACTGTTCCAAGAGCAGACGATTCAGCGAGGACAATCACGCGCACTCGGCTTACTTGCCGTCCTGATTGCCTTTGACGCAGCACTCCGACTACTTCCGAGCCTCCTGGGCGCATCACCAATTTTTTTGCTCATTATCGTCACGGGCTACGTCTTCGGCTCGGCCTATGGCTTCGTCATGGGAGCAATGACCCTCGCGCTGTCGGCCATCATTACAGGAGGCATCGGCCCCTGGCTTCCCTTCCAGATGTTAACAGCAGGCTGGGTGGGCATGACGGCCAGCTGGTTGCCAAAGTGGCGCGGTACTGCCCAACGGCTTGCTCTTACCCTGTTCGGGAGTATCTGGGGATTCCTCTTTGGCGCAATCATGAACTTGTGGTTCTGGCCATTTGCTGCACCTGGCCTTTCCGATACTGCAGGGCTTTACTGGCACCCTGGCATGTCGCTCTCGGAGACTCTGCAGACCTATTGGAAATTTTATCTTACGACGTCACTCGTGTTTGACGGCACACGCGCCTTGGGTAACGCGCTCCTGGTCTTTACCCTTGGGCCAGCGATTGTTAACGTGATGCAACGCTATCGCGATCGCTTTATCTGGCAACCCTGGGCAGCCGAGGAGCACCAACGCACTCCCCAGACAGATATGCCATCAGAAATAGTTAGATAG
- a CDS encoding cobalamin-binding protein encodes MRIVSLLPSTTELCAALGLLDSLVGVTHECDYPPAVRTLPHVTRSLLPEGLDHAAIDRAVRERVAAGQPLYALDWELIAALEPDLILTQALCPVCAVAYDDVCMLAATLPSQPDVLAVEPHTLDDVVASLQTVGAITGRATCASAVAAALSQRIAWITKQCAAQPHRPRVVCLEWLDPPFIAGHWVPEMVERAGGIDVLGLHGQPSFAVNWETIADADPDILIVMPCGYDAHASAELAQSYWPVLEHAAPRATQMGHVYAVDASSYFSRPGPRLVTGLALLAHLLHPTVLSTPSDGHSAIAVFENTLEQVP; translated from the coding sequence ATGCGGATCGTGTCACTGTTGCCGAGTACAACAGAACTGTGCGCAGCCCTTGGTCTTCTTGATAGCCTTGTTGGCGTTACCCATGAATGTGATTACCCGCCTGCTGTGCGCACGCTTCCCCATGTTACCCGGAGCTTGCTTCCAGAAGGGCTGGATCATGCAGCCATCGACCGGGCGGTGCGAGAACGTGTTGCAGCCGGGCAACCACTCTATGCGCTCGATTGGGAACTGATCGCAGCGCTTGAACCCGACCTTATCCTTACCCAGGCGCTTTGTCCTGTTTGCGCAGTGGCATACGATGATGTCTGCATGCTCGCAGCCACGCTTCCAAGCCAGCCAGACGTTCTGGCAGTCGAGCCACACACGCTTGACGATGTCGTAGCATCACTCCAAACAGTCGGAGCAATAACTGGTCGGGCAACCTGCGCATCAGCAGTCGCTGCTGCTCTCAGCCAGCGTATCGCGTGGATCACAAAACAGTGTGCGGCCCAACCGCATCGTCCACGTGTTGTGTGCCTAGAGTGGCTTGACCCGCCATTCATCGCTGGGCACTGGGTTCCTGAGATGGTCGAGCGTGCCGGTGGCATCGACGTACTTGGCCTGCATGGGCAGCCCTCATTCGCCGTCAATTGGGAGACTATTGCTGACGCCGACCCAGACATCCTCATCGTCATGCCATGCGGCTACGATGCTCATGCGAGTGCTGAACTTGCACAGTCCTACTGGCCTGTCCTTGAACATGCCGCACCGCGCGCAACACAGATGGGCCACGTCTACGCAGTCGATGCCTCAAGCTACTTCAGTCGTCCTGGTCCTCGTCTCGTCACTGGGCTCGCGTTGCTCGCCCATCTTCTCCACCCTACTGTGCTCTCAACCCCATCTGATGGGCACTCTGCTATTGCCGTCTTTGAAAATACGCTGGAACAGGTGCCGTGA
- a CDS encoding winged helix-turn-helix transcriptional regulator, translating into MRRTHERTDCPIARAAQLLGDHWTLLIVRDLAQGCKRFHELQRSTGMSPTVLSDRLRHLEAAGLISRRQYMEIPPRVEYSLTEMGKAALPVIEQLRLFGETWLREDHSSVDSSHTDDS; encoded by the coding sequence ATGCGACGCACACATGAACGAACCGATTGCCCAATCGCGCGCGCGGCGCAGCTCCTTGGCGACCATTGGACACTCTTGATCGTCCGCGACCTTGCGCAAGGATGCAAGCGCTTTCACGAACTCCAGCGGTCAACAGGGATGAGTCCTACCGTGCTCTCTGATCGACTACGCCATCTTGAGGCTGCTGGGCTGATCTCACGTCGCCAGTACATGGAAATTCCGCCGCGTGTGGAGTACTCACTCACCGAAATGGGGAAGGCTGCATTGCCTGTTATCGAACAACTGCGGCTTTTTGGCGAGACGTGGTTACGAGAAGACCATTCGTCAGTTGATAGTAGCCATACTGACGATAGCTAG
- a CDS encoding PIG-L deacetylase family protein, with protein sequence MSITLLPLVQRALVIGAHPDDSEFFCAGTVAQWVAQGVTVGYIVVTSGDKGQPDDWHDPRPFPRVREDEQRAAAAILGVQDVTFLRWPDGEVFDTLELRERLTAEIRRFRPDVVLTHDPFTRLYRQHPDHRATGAAALAAAFPASRLGTFFPNHLAAGLQPHIVRWAMLFGSDQPNTFVDIHEVFPKKLEALRCHVSQLGAFPGGLEQRIRLRAQEAGRTAGLDLAEAFVLVELE encoded by the coding sequence ATGTCAATCACTCTGCTGCCGCTAGTTCAGCGTGCGCTGGTGATTGGAGCACATCCCGATGATTCAGAATTCTTCTGCGCCGGCACCGTTGCCCAATGGGTTGCGCAAGGCGTTACTGTTGGGTATATCGTGGTTACTTCAGGCGATAAAGGTCAACCCGACGATTGGCATGATCCGCGTCCTTTTCCACGGGTCCGCGAAGATGAGCAACGAGCAGCCGCAGCAATACTCGGAGTCCAGGATGTGACATTTCTCCGATGGCCAGACGGAGAGGTGTTCGATACCCTCGAATTGCGCGAACGTCTAACAGCAGAAATTCGTCGCTTTCGCCCTGATGTCGTGCTGACCCATGACCCATTCACGCGCCTCTACCGCCAGCATCCGGACCACCGTGCAACGGGAGCGGCAGCGCTGGCTGCTGCATTCCCCGCAAGTCGTCTTGGAACGTTCTTCCCCAATCACCTCGCAGCAGGCTTACAGCCCCATATAGTCCGCTGGGCCATGCTTTTTGGCTCTGATCAACCGAATACATTCGTTGACATTCACGAGGTATTCCCCAAGAAACTGGAAGCGCTTCGCTGCCACGTGAGTCAACTTGGCGCTTTCCCTGGTGGCCTCGAACAGCGGATCCGACTGCGTGCGCAGGAAGCCGGCCGCACTGCGGGGCTCGACCTTGCCGAAGCGTTCGTCCTTGTCGAGCTCGAGTAG
- a CDS encoding serine hydrolase has product MVAPLPSQIAERIAHFPGQISLAASDLDRDWHLAFRADNTVPSASVIKLLILAELYRQASRGALSLEAQVAIEQEHVVEGSGVLRWLSFGLRFTVRDLATLMIIVSDNIASNRLIDILGFAAINHLAAQLGLQQTSLRRPFWGRAARADEPENTMSARDAVALLRALECGMIVPEGPLLDEVRTILRAQQFQECIPACLPPSVVVGNKTGSLPGIAHDAAIIWAPQGRLALAIFTTGLTDEHRGRCEISEIARACYNAWIAELYGEGNERGR; this is encoded by the coding sequence GTGGTAGCGCCATTACCGTCACAGATCGCAGAACGCATCGCTCACTTTCCCGGTCAAATTTCCCTTGCCGCAAGCGACCTTGATCGTGACTGGCACCTTGCCTTTCGCGCAGACAACACGGTCCCTTCTGCCAGCGTCATTAAGCTGCTTATCCTCGCCGAACTGTATCGCCAGGCATCGCGCGGTGCACTGTCACTCGAGGCGCAGGTCGCGATTGAGCAGGAGCATGTAGTCGAGGGCAGCGGTGTCCTACGTTGGCTCAGCTTCGGCCTTCGCTTTACCGTGCGCGATCTTGCCACTTTGATGATCATCGTCAGCGACAACATTGCATCAAACCGACTCATTGATATCCTTGGCTTTGCAGCGATCAATCACCTAGCAGCCCAGCTTGGACTCCAGCAGACATCGCTACGCCGCCCATTTTGGGGACGCGCCGCACGTGCCGATGAGCCGGAGAATACGATGAGCGCACGTGACGCCGTAGCCTTACTGCGCGCACTTGAGTGCGGCATGATTGTTCCTGAAGGACCACTGCTCGACGAGGTTCGGACAATTCTTCGCGCGCAGCAGTTTCAAGAATGTATTCCGGCCTGTCTCCCACCCTCAGTTGTGGTGGGCAACAAAACCGGGAGCCTACCTGGCATTGCACATGATGCCGCGATCATCTGGGCGCCCCAGGGGCGCCTTGCTCTCGCGATCTTCACCACGGGACTGACTGATGAACATCGTGGCCGTTGTGAGATTAGTGAGATTGCACGAGCCTGCTACAACGCATGGATAGCCGAACTTTATGGTGAAGGAAACGAGAGAGGAAGGTAA
- a CDS encoding DUF711 family protein gives MQVRSVTVGASAAFDHGVLALPEQLGPFLAQAHTYFARASLPVQGMRLACQPLAAVTGLTRENTVEYAQALARVAGILGFDYVSLGPVDAAHLDWIPLLIEALVNVETAFGSVIVAERGGTISLEAIAAAVTVIRTLAERTPDGFGNVRFAALANCPAGIPFFPAGYHEPDASPRFAVAWEAADLAVDAFSQASTLNDAEARLLEQVTTEGRRVVEAAEALARATGVPFAGIDISLAPFPRDDRSIAAAFERLGVDWFGSPGTLFVAALITRVLKRVPLPKTGFCGLMLPVLEDSVLAKRAAEGRYGVSDLLVWSAVCGLGLDVVPLPGDITAAELRGLVLDMATLAVTLDKPLTARLMPLPGKHAGEQAVFSFAYFAPAGILAARGGGAQGLFAREGISWQG, from the coding sequence ATGCAAGTGCGATCGGTAACGGTCGGGGCATCGGCGGCATTTGATCATGGCGTGCTTGCGTTACCTGAGCAACTTGGCCCGTTTCTCGCACAGGCGCATACCTACTTTGCGCGAGCAAGTCTGCCAGTTCAAGGAATGCGCTTGGCTTGTCAGCCATTGGCTGCGGTTACGGGCTTGACACGTGAGAATACAGTGGAATATGCGCAAGCGCTTGCTCGTGTTGCTGGCATTCTTGGCTTTGATTACGTTTCACTTGGGCCGGTCGATGCAGCACATCTTGACTGGATCCCTCTGCTTATTGAAGCGCTTGTCAATGTCGAGACAGCGTTCGGCTCAGTTATCGTTGCCGAGCGTGGTGGAACGATTTCACTGGAAGCGATTGCAGCAGCGGTTACGGTGATACGAACCCTTGCCGAGCGAACACCTGACGGTTTTGGGAATGTTCGATTCGCTGCTTTGGCAAATTGTCCAGCGGGAATTCCCTTCTTCCCAGCCGGCTATCATGAGCCTGATGCTTCGCCGCGGTTTGCCGTTGCATGGGAAGCTGCCGATCTCGCTGTTGACGCTTTTTCCCAAGCGAGTACGCTCAACGATGCTGAAGCGCGGCTCCTTGAACAGGTGACAACCGAAGGGCGGCGTGTTGTTGAGGCGGCAGAGGCGCTTGCTCGCGCCACCGGAGTGCCATTTGCTGGCATCGATATCTCGCTTGCTCCGTTTCCGCGTGACGACCGAAGCATTGCGGCAGCGTTCGAACGATTGGGCGTCGACTGGTTCGGATCGCCGGGTACCCTCTTCGTTGCGGCACTGATTACTCGTGTGCTGAAACGTGTGCCATTGCCCAAAACAGGTTTTTGTGGGCTGATGCTACCCGTTCTTGAAGATAGTGTGCTGGCCAAACGTGCTGCCGAAGGGCGGTATGGCGTATCCGATCTCTTGGTCTGGTCGGCGGTTTGCGGACTCGGTTTGGATGTTGTGCCGCTCCCAGGTGACATTACGGCAGCCGAGCTCCGTGGCCTTGTCCTCGACATGGCAACGCTTGCGGTGACGCTCGATAAGCCGTTAACGGCGCGGCTCATGCCGTTGCCTGGCAAGCATGCTGGTGAGCAGGCAGTCTTTTCCTTCGCCTACTTTGCGCCAGCTGGCATCCTTGCCGCGCGTGGTGGTGGAGCGCAGGGGCTCTTTGCACGCGAGGGTATATCATGGCAGGGATAG
- a CDS encoding class I SAM-dependent methyltransferase — translation MHESEQWKTIREANRRSWNAATLVHQQHKATLQEQLRSGIGTLHAEKRALLGDVSGKRIAHLQCNDGVDTLSLALLGAEVVGVDISDTAIATAEELRQRLGIPATFVRADVYDWLPQAQHNGQQFDAVFVSYGVFCWLPDLRAWAQGVAGVLTPNGRLIAIDFHPVLGMFDDDWQVCYPYAGFGSSSLLENPDGVGDYIGFEETLRTGQVPTQTWKNGRPAYEFAWGIGDILSAVLGAGLQIEQFTEYAGCPYALRSGMVLREERWYPPSHVPPIPQLFSLVARRVD, via the coding sequence ATGCACGAAAGCGAACAGTGGAAAACGATACGCGAGGCGAACCGTCGCTCGTGGAATGCGGCGACCTTGGTGCATCAGCAACATAAGGCCACGCTGCAAGAGCAACTTCGCTCGGGTATTGGTACGCTCCACGCTGAAAAACGCGCACTGCTCGGAGATGTTTCGGGTAAACGGATTGCCCATCTTCAATGCAATGACGGTGTCGACACGTTGAGCCTTGCGCTTCTTGGTGCAGAGGTTGTCGGCGTCGATATAAGTGACACGGCAATTGCGACTGCGGAGGAATTGCGCCAACGTCTTGGCATTCCTGCCACGTTTGTCCGTGCTGATGTGTATGACTGGCTACCGCAGGCGCAACACAATGGGCAGCAGTTCGATGCTGTCTTTGTTTCCTATGGAGTGTTTTGCTGGCTGCCTGACCTCCGCGCATGGGCACAGGGCGTCGCTGGCGTGCTTACTCCAAATGGTCGGCTTATTGCAATCGATTTCCATCCTGTGCTTGGAATGTTCGACGATGATTGGCAGGTGTGCTATCCCTATGCTGGGTTTGGTTCGTCGTCCCTCCTCGAGAATCCCGATGGTGTGGGTGACTATATCGGTTTTGAGGAGACCTTGCGTACTGGACAGGTTCCTACACAAACGTGGAAGAATGGTCGGCCGGCATATGAATTTGCCTGGGGGATTGGCGATATTCTCTCAGCGGTGCTTGGGGCTGGACTGCAGATCGAGCAGTTTACTGAGTACGCAGGATGCCCCTACGCGCTACGATCTGGAATGGTGTTGCGCGAGGAGCGCTGGTATCCGCCATCCCATGTTCCGCCCATCCCGCAGTTGTTTAGCCTCGTTGCGCGGCGAGTTGATTGA